The DNA sequence CACCTCCTGGGCAATTTTGGCAAACCTCGCCGAAAACTCCTTTTTCTTTTGGAGGCTTATGGCATCTGCAGGAACGTAATCCAATGCCTTGGTCGGGCAAAACTCCACGCAGTAGGGACTGCCGTTGCACTGATCGCATTTGATGGCAGTGCTCTGTTCCCAATGGTAGGACATATTGCCAAAGGGGCAGGCCATCACGCACATCCTACACCCTATACATTTAGATGAATCGACTTGAACGACGTTTTTTTCATCCCGAGCCAGGGCACCCGCCTTGCATACGCTGATGCATGGAGCATCATCGCACTGCTGACATGTCATTGGTACGTTAGCCCCCGCCTCAAACCTGTAGACAGTGACCCGCGCCAAAGATGGCCTACACTCTCCCTCCTTTTCCAGAGAGCAGGCCAACTCGCAACTGCCACAGCCTACGCACTTCTCCGGAGAAATGACAAGTACCTTCTCCATTTCCAATCCCCCCTATAAATAAGTTTTTTAAACAGGCCCGCTTCCCCCCTTGGGCAGGCCCAAAACCAATTCATAAAATGTGTTAATGTACGAAAATCCGAAACTTCGACGCATACTCGCGTTTCCTACACCTAGGGCATAACCTGGCATCCGGATCCTCTATTCCCGCAAATTTCAATGCTTCTTCCGTGGTATATGTTTGGCCACAAATTGGGCATCGTATTAAAGTAAATTTGCGATCCCATATGGTCCTTTCATCGCCTTCATCGACGCACTCAATATATCCGGTAGGACATACGTCGGCGCAAGCACCGCAACCTATGCACTGCCTTGGCGGCTCCATGAAAGGCGGAACTATCCTCTTGTTAAATCCCCTCCATGCCGGCCCTATGGCACTGGGACCAAGGGTCTCGCAAGCCCTGACACACCTGTCGCACCTCACGCACTCGTCGGGATCAAAGGAAAACCTTGATTCGACGCTCACGCCATATTCATTGGCTAAGGCGTTTAACCTGGCCGACTTGGGCGCCCGATTCAGCAAAAGCTTTAAGACGAATTTTCGTGCCCTTATGACCTCATCGCTTTTCGTATTTACTTCAATCTGAGCACGTATGGGATACATGCAGGATATGGCAAGCTCGCCCCTTCTGCCGGGTCTAAGGATCTCAACCATACACAGCCTGCAGTTACCGTCAGGCGGTAATGCCGGATGATGACAGAGCGTTGGGATCTCTACGCCCGCCATCTGGGCAGCCTCCAAAACGGTCGTCTCCATGGGAACCGACAGGCTTACGCCATCTATTACGATATCGATAGGATCACGCATTTTTAACCCTCCTTGAGGAGGCTATCGAGTTAGTAGGACAAACGTCCATGCATTGCCCGCAGCCTATGCATTTTAACGCATCGACTACATGAGGTCCTCTAGCCTCGCCCGAAATGGCCTTCACAGGACATGTCCTGGCGCATTGCCCGCAGCCTATGCAGCTGTCCTTGTCTATTTTTGCAGCAAAAAGTCCGGTACATACCCCGGCGCGACAGTAGCCTTCGACGTGCTCCTCGTACTCTTCATGAAAGTACTTTAAAGTGGAAAGGACAGGATTTGCTGCCGTCTTGCCTAAACCGCACAAAGCGGTTTTACCCAGCTCATGTGCCGTATCCTCTAAAAGCCCTACATCCTGTAGGCTACCCTTGCCTTCAGTTAAATCATGAAGCAGCTTTTGCAATACCTTTAGCCCCTCCCGACAGGGAGTACATTTGCCGCAGGACTCCTCGACGAGGAAGTCGATGAAGTACTTCGCCACGTCGACCATGCAGGATCGTTCGTCCATCACTATCATGCCGCCAGAGCCCATCATCGATCCGGCTTTTACCAAAGTGTCAAAATCTACCGACAAATCAAGTAGCGAAGCGGGAATGCACCCCCCAGAAGGACCTCCCGTCTGAACGGCCTTGAAAGCCTTGTCCTTCAGCGTTCCACCACCGATCTCGTATATTATCTTGCGCAGGGTCACTCCCATCGGCACTTCAACCAAGCCGGTGTTCTTCACCTTGCCCACCAAAGCAAAGATCTTGGTGCCGCTGTTGCGTTCAGTGCCAAGCGATTTGTACCACTCGACGCCGTTCATCAAGATGATGGGGACATTGGCCCAGGTTTCTACGTTGTTAAGCACAGTCGGCTTATCCCAAAGGCCCTGTTCGGTGGCATGAATGTACTTCACCCTTGGAACGCCCGGATAGCCTTCGATGGAGCGCATCAAAGCAGAGGACTCGCCGCACACGAAAGCGCCACCACCTTTACATATCTGTATATCGAAATCAAACCCAGAGCCCAATATGCTCTTGCCCAGCAATCCGTACTCCCGGGCCCTTTCAATGGCGATCTGCAGTCTTCTCACTGCTAAGGGATATTCATTTCTCACGTAAATGTAACCTTCGTTGGCACCTATGGCATAAGCCCCTATTATCATTCCTTCTATTACGCTATGGGGATCTCCTTCCATCAGGCTCCTGTCCATGAAGGCACCGGGGTCCCCTTCGTCGCCGTTGGCTATCACGTATTTTGGAAAATCATCTACCTCCCTGCAGGACTTCCATTTATACCCGGTCCTAAAGCCTCCGCCCCCGCGTCCGCGAAGGTAGGAATCCGTGATCTGTTTTATTATCTCATCGGGGCCAAGCTTGAAGGCAAGGCTCAACGCCTCATACCCGTCCGTTGCTATGTAATCCTCGATGGAGGTGGGGTCAATGTGTCCCGACCTTCGAAGCACCAACCTTTGCTGATTGGCGTAAAACGGAATTTCGTGGTCGCTTCTGTAAGTTTTCTTGGTGACAGGGTCACGGTAAAGCAGGCGCTCTATCACTTCGCCATCTAAGATGGTCTTTTGCACGATTTCAGGGACGTCTTTCGTCTTTACGTTTTGATAAAATATCTCGCCGGGGGAGACGATCACTATCGGTCCCCTTTCGCAAAAGCCGTGACAGCCGGTGAATTTCACCACAGGTTCGACCTTGCCAATCCCTTTTAAGGCTTCCTCTAGGGCACTTAAAACTTCCATGCTGCCGTTAGAAACGCATCCTGTCCCACAGCAAACGCGCACTACGGGAAGTAGGCTTGCCCTCTTTAAGTCATCCTTCAGTTTTAGCCGATAATTTCGAAGGTCATCTGGCTTTAGAAATAATGGCATCTTCTTTCTCCGCCTCCAGTATCCTTGCAACGTCAGCGACGGACAGTTTGCCGTATACCTTATCGCCGACCATCATGACGGGCGCCATGGCACAGCATCCAAGACAATTGACGGTCTCCAAAGTGAAGATGCCGTCCTTAGTGGTCTCGCCCGCCCTTATCTTTAACCTCTCGCTAATGGCGTTTAAGATCTGAGATCCTCCACGAAGATGACAGGCAGTTCCCTGGCAGACCTTTATAGTCTTTTCCCCCTTCGGAACCAGGCTCAAGACCTTATAAAAGGTTGCTACGGCAAATACCCTGCTTTCGGGAATCTCAAAATACTCGGCAACGGAACGCATTGCATCGGTAGGTAAATATCGAAACTTTTCTTGAACGTCTAAAAGCACTTGCAGCAAAAAACGTGGATTTTTTTCGTAGCGACATAAGATATCACTTATCGCTACGTCTGATGTAGCGCTTAACACTGAAAATTCCCCCTTTTTCTCCAATCCCCTATAACAATCCCCTTGTTTGAGTATAATAGCACTTTATTGGCGAAATGTGAAGAGATCGTCAAAAAAATACATATCTTGCCATTAATAATATAATATATTCAAATTATTCTCCATAAGTTCATCTGCTTTCTCCAAGTGCAGCCAGGGCGATTCCGACAAGGACCAACAAACCGCCCAAAACAGTCACGGGCATTATCGCTTCCTTCAATATGAAATAAGCCAAGATAGGGCTTACCACTGGTTCGCCCAGTAAGGCTATGGCCACAAAGCTCGCGGAGAAATATTTAAGAGACCAATTGTAGCTGCTGTGTCCGATAATTTGGGGAAAGACGGCAAGTCCCCAAAGACAGAGCCATGTCCTTGCAGGATAACCATGCAATGGATAACCTAAACCTATCACAATGGCAAAGAGTATAATTGCTGCGGTAGCGTAACATATGGTTATGTATGAAAGAAGCGACATCCTTTGCCTCAACCTGCGACCAAACAGGAGGTAAAAGGCTGCAGCCCAGCTTCCTGCGATCGCCAGCAAATCCCCTAGCAAGGCTTTCCCGCCAAGGGCAAAATCTCCTGCGCTTATTATGGCACTTCCTATGACGCTAAAGACCACTCCCAAAATTGACATCCTGGTCAGTCTATCGCTGCTCAGAAAAGGCGTGAGCAGAGCAACCCATATCGGATTCGTGTTGACCAGCACTACGCTGCTGGCAACGGTAGTATAATCAAGCGAAGAAATCCAGGCGGCAAAATGAAGGCTTAAAAAAGCACCTGAAGCAATGGCTATTTTGATATCGGCAAAGGAAAGCGACATTATTTCCTTCCTTGCAAACAATAAAGCTGCAGGTATCAAGATGAGGCTTGCCAATCCAACTCGATAAGCCGAAATCACCAAGGCGGGGGCGTCGGCAAGACGAATTATCGTAGCTCCCGTAGAGACGGCCACAACGCCTATGAGTAGGACAACTATCGGCAAAAACAGAGGCCTTTCTTCCGTTTCCCTTTTCATATCGCGCAATTTCCTCGCCTGCCCCTGCGCTTTACGTAGGATAAATGGTATACTTAATCAAGTATATGGTATTGTTAGTCATGCTTCAAGGCAACACGGCAAGACCGTCAATTCCCGGGGGGAAATCTGTATATGCATGAAGAAATTGACGCCAACTTCTTGGCCGACTTGTTCAATCGTATAGCCATATTGCTTGAGATAAAAGGCGAAGACAGATTTAAGATAAACGCCTACAGGCGAGTCGCTGAAAGCTTGGAAAAAGAGACCAGGGATATATTTGAGCTTTACAGGGAAGGAAAGCTCATGGAGATACCCGGTGTGGGTAAGGCCATTGCACAAAAGATCTCCGAAATATTGGAGAGCGGCAAACTGGAATTTTATCAAAGGCTGACCTCAGAAATTCCCGAAAAGCTGATATATCTGCGTGAGGTCCCTGAGATGGGCCCGAAGCGCATTAAGACAGTCTGGGAAAAACTGGGCATAGATTCGGTAGATAAACTCGAGCAGGCGGCACGTCAGGGAAAGCTTCGGGATCTGCCTGGATTTGGGCCTAAGGTCGAACAAAAGATACTCGATGCCATCTTAGCGATCAAAGAAAGACGCCTGAACAGGAGGTTTCCTCTAGGAGAGGGATGGAAGTTATCCGAGCTAGTAACGGGCAGATTAAGCAGGTGTAATGGTGTCGTAATGTCGTCTCCTGCCGGTTCTCTTAGGCGCATGAAGGATACCATAGGCGACTTGGATATATTGGTCGCAGCCAAAACTGAAGCCGCGGACGAAGTTATAAGGGCATTTACCGAGTTGGACATGGTCGAAGAGGTTATGCTTTCCGGGCCAACCAAGACGAGCGTCAGGTTCAAGGACGACCTTCAGTGCGATTTGAGGATAGTCGAGCCATCGAGGTGGGGGACGGCCCTGCAGTATTTCACCGGTAGCCAGCAGCATAACGTACTTTTAAGGGAAGTGGCGCTGAAAAATAACTTAAGCCTTAGCGAATATGCAATAACAGATAAGGCTAGCGGCAGGGAAATAGTTTGCGCAAGCGAGGAAGAGGTGTATAGAATACTTGGAATGAGCTGGATACCTCCTGAAATTAGGGAAGGCACCATCGAGATAAAGCTGGCGCTGAAAGACGGCCTTCCGCGGCTGGTGGAGCTAGGCGACATAAAAGGTGACCTGCAAATGCATTCGACTTACAGCGACGGGAGACGTTCAATAAGGGAGATGGCCGAAAAAGCCCTTCTACTAGGACGAAGTTACATACTCGTCACAGATCACTCCCAAGGGTTGGGCGTCGCAAGGGGCTTAAGCATTGAAAGATTAAGGAACCAATGGCGCGAGATAGACAAACTGAACGAGGAATTCGAGGGCAAATTGGTCATACTCAAGGGCGCCGAGGTGGAAGTGAAGGCCGATGGAACGCTAGATTATCCCGATGATGTACTAGGGCAGCTCGACGTGGTCGTAGCATCAATCCATTCAAGCCTTAGACAGGACAAAGACCGCCTGACCGAGCGATATCTCAAAGCCGTAACACATCCATTGGTCCACATTCTCGCCCATCCCACGGGGAGGCTTTTTGGCGTGCGCGAAGGGGCAAATGCCGATTGGGACATAATATTCAACGCAGCCGCCTCGTGTAAGACGTTTCTTGAGATAAATGCTCACCCAAGCAGGCTCGACCTATCGGAAAGGCATATAAGACAGGCTCACGCCTTAGGCTGCAGGTTCGTGGTCAGCACAGACGCCCACGACCTGCACGAGGAGGATTACATGATATTCGGGGTATCGCAGGCTAGGCGAGCATGGCTCGAAGCAAGGGACATCGTAAACACATTGCCACTAAAAGAATTCATGGCACAACTCAAGAGGTGATCTCTTCCGCATGGAAACTGCTGACGAGAAATTGACCCACATAAACATTGAGCTTTATTCCTCTATGCTCGAGATAATAGCGAACAAGATACATGAAGGCGTGGTGGTAACGGATACTTCCGGCACAATCATTTGGGTAAATCCCGCATTCACTTCAATAACTGGTTATAGTGCCAGTGAGGCATTGGGACACAACCCAAGGATATTGAAATCCAACTATCACGACCAGTCCTTCTACAAGAACCTTTGGGAATCCATATTCACTATCGGCTTTTGGGAAAGCGAGATATGGAACAGGCGCAAATCGGGGGAAGTCTATCCGGAATGGATCTCCATATACGCCCTAAAAGACAAACTGGGCGTTACGAAGTTTTTCGTAAGCATCTTCACGGACCTAACTGAGATAAAGGCCAAAGACCAACAACTGCAAAGCTACATCTACACCGACGCTCTGACAGGACTTGCAAATAAAAATCATTTCCTGAAGGACCTTAAATCAATGACGATGGATGTCATAAACACAAAAGGATATCTTGGCGTATATTTGATAGATTTGGATCGATTTAAATTAATAAATAGCACCTTCGGTTACGTATTTGGAGACCACATATTACGCCTGATCGCAAAGCGCTTATCGCTTAACGAAAAGGACAGGGACGGCAGGCATATGGCTCTCTACCGCCTTGGAGAGGACGAATATGCCATCCTGGCTAAGGCAAGTAGCCCCATTGAGATAAGGCGTTTGGGCAAACGCATCATCGAGGCCTTGCAGGAACCGCTGGTAAGCGAGCGAGGCCCCATACACGTTAGGGCAAGCATGGGCATTGTAGTGGTTCCTGCCGATGGGACCGAAGAGGGAGATTTGCTGAGGAAGGCTGAAATTGCATTAAACGAGGCAAAGGCCAGCGGAGGCAACCGTTTTACCTTTTACGATGAGGGTTTTGAGAAGGCCTACAGAACCCGCCTTCGCCTCGAAAACGCCCTTCTTTTTGCAATCGAAAGGGAGGAATTTCGCCTGGCCTTTCAGCCGCAGGTGGATCTGACGTCAGTCAAGGTCTTTGGCGCTGAAGTACTGCTTAGATGGCACCACAACGGGGTTGATATACCGCCCAGCGAGTTCATCCCAGTTGCCGAGGAGATGGGGATGATCACCGAAATAGGTTACTGGACATTAAAGAAATGCTGTCAAACCCTTTCAAGTTGGTCCCGAATGGGTCTCAAGCTTGAAAAAATCTCAGTCAATGTCTCCGCATCACAATGTCGCGATGCTAATTTTTACGAAAATGTACTTAAAATAATCGCAGAATCAAAGTTAGATCCTCGAAAGGTAATGCTTGAGATCACCGAAGGAGCTCTGATGGAAGATAAAGAAAAGATTAAGGACCTTTTTAAGAGGTTTAAGACATCAGGTATAGGCATCGCAATTGACGACTTCGGCACCGGTTATTCCTCCCTTGCCTACTTAAAGGATTTTCCTATCAATGTGTTAAAGATAGATAAATCCTTCATAGACAATTTGGAATACGATGAAAGGGATCGGGCAATAGTCAGGGGCATAGTGAGAATTGGCGAAATTATGGACATGGCAATCATCGCCGAGGGCGTAGAAAATAAAGAACAACTGAGGATACTTCAGGACCTGGGCGTAAACTACATACAAGGGTATATATTCAGCCCTCCCCTATACGAAGAAGAGTTTCAAGCATTTTGCACATCGCATAACTTGACGCTTCCTTCATAAAAAACTAGCGACCAAACATTTCTTCACAGAAGCTTACTCCCCATGACTTATAGGAGCTTGAACCTTATCCTTCCTGCCTCTTCGCAGGCAAGCAAATAATCGCCTTCCCTAGTGGGAGAGACGTTCTTTAGGTGTTCCAGGGCGTCTTTGTGTATCCAGCAGGTTATATCGCCAACTCCCTCGACTTCATAAGGGATAAAATCTTTCTCTTCTCCCCTTGCAGGGCGACCTATCAGGCCCGACGGACCATGATAAGCCATTCATCAGCCGGCTATATTTGTGCGCATCAATATCATGAAGTGCCCGCCATGAGATCTCACCCTTTCAAGCCAATACTGTGAAGTTATCTTTATCTTATTGTTACCCATAACCAAATCCCCCCTTTTAGCCTTAAATAAATTTTAACACCGCCCTTTAAAGGGCGGTGTTAAAATTTCCCTAAATGCTAATATTGGTTAACATTCTACTTTTTAAATTCATGGGCGAATTCCTTGATAGTTTCATTTACCAGGGTGACACAATGGCTTACCGCAGGACCACCGCCGAATTCCGTCGCAACCAGAGCTGCTTCCATGATCTCGTCCTTGGTTGCCCCGGCCTTCAAGGCGTTATAAACGTGCGTCACAATGCAGTATTCGCATTTGGTGTAGACAGCGATGGCCACGCACAACAGTTCCTTCGTCTTTAAGTCCAACGCCCTTGGTGTCATGAGCTTGCCCGTGAACTCGACGAAAGCTTGGACTTCCGGCCTAACCTCGCCAACTTCTTTCATGTTCTGCTGAAGCTCTTTCATTATTTCTTTAGGATTCCAAGCCATATGTGCTCACCTCACTTTTTGTTAGTTTATTTTATTTTATCAAAAATACTTGCAGACAGCTACGCTCGATCAATGGCTTAACCTAACAATTTTGGCCTAATTTCTCTCATCGTTCATCATTTCCCTCTTGGCCTTAAGGAAATTGATGGCCTCACTGCGATCCTTTATCTTGCCTTCGGCGATCAAACCCTGAATTTCAGAAAGGATCAAGCCCACCCGCGGACCCTGCTCGATTTTTAGGATATCCATGACGTCCTTCCCGGAGATGAGCTTTTCCTTGCCCGAAAATTTAAACATGCACGAAAGGGCTATTTCCCTATTTTTTGTCCAAGACGAATAATCCCCGTTGCTTGATGCTATATCTATATAGGAGAGCAAAAAGAGCCCGTCAAGCCAGCGTTTGCCGTACTCCAAATAGAGTTTCGGTATTCGCCTGGGTGCCAAGGAAATCAAGGGGATCATGTGCCACCTCACTAAGCTCGAGACGGCCTTGACGAAGGGGCTTGGCCACGCCCACCGCTTCATTATCTCGATAGACAAGCTTCCCCCAAGCTTTTCATGTCCCATGAACCTTATGCGACCATCGTCTTCCTTCAGGGCAAGGGGTTTTCCTATATCATGAAACATCGCTGCGGCCTTGATTTCGCTTAAGCTCGTCAAGGCTTCTGCGTTTTTGACGCAGAGCTTCGTGTGTTCGTATACATCACCCTCCGGATGAAAACCCGGATCTTGAGGGACGCCTTTAAGGGCATAAATTTCCGGCAAGATCAGGGGCAAATAGCCGGCAACCTCTAAAGCTTCCATGAAAGAATAAAAGTTGCCGCCCAAAGCCTTATATATCTCCTTCCCAATGCGTTCGTACGGTACTTCTTGAAAGAGAGGTAAGTTTTCAAGGGTTGCCTTCCAAGCAAGATCATCTATGACGAACCCTCTCAAGGTTGCAGCAAAACGAAACAGCCTGATGCACCGTATGGGATCTTCTTTAATCCTGTCTTCGGGACGGCCATTGAAGCGAACCACTCTCCTCGTGAGGTCCAAAAGGCCTCCGAAGGGATCAATTAGCTCTCCGAACCTATTCATCGCCATGGCATTTATGGTGAAGTCCCTTCTGCCTAAGTCATCAAGCAGACCTGCTCCTTGGAAGGGCGTCACCTCTACGGCCCACCCTTTCTCTTGAGGAATGACGACCGTGCACAGCTGTCCGTCGCCTATGATCTTGGCCTCAGCAAATAGGCTCAAAATTTCCCCTGGACTCGCAGAGGTGGCGATATCAACGTCGTTAAAGTGTAGCCCCAACGCCAGGTCTCTAACGGTTCCACCGACGATATAAGCCTCGAAGCCGTTAGTTTCTAAGATATGCAGGATTTCAAGGGAAGCCGATAACTTATTCATGATCATCTCCGGATATCAAAAAAGGGCCTAGTCGCCTAGGCCCTGACCGACTAACAAACTCCTTACTGGGATATTGCCGAGACGGGACAGGTGGATACGCAGGCTCCACATTCGATGCAGCTATCCGGATTTACCTGGGCTTTCCCGTCCACAATGCTGATTGCCTCTGCCGGGCAAACTCCCACACAAGCCTCACACCCTATACACGTGTCCCTGTCAACTACAGCTTTTGCCATTGGTAACCCCTCCTAATTTAGTTATCAGAAATTAATTTAAAAACAACGCTACGCTACATTCTACATCCATTGCATTGCCGGAGGCAACTCCGGTTTGAGGTCTCTTAAAAGCAAGGTATTTAAGGCTTCTTCAGGCGCAAGGTCGTTATATAACATATCATAAACCGCGTCGACGATGGGCAGTTCTTCGCACACCTTCCTGCCCATTTCCTTGAGGGCTTTTACGGTATAGGCGCCCTCTGCTACCTGTCCCAATTCGCTTATGGCTTCTGCCATAGACTTGCCCTTTCCTATGGCAAGGCCCAGACGCAAATTCCTCGAATGAGCGCTGAAGCATGTCACGATCAAATCTCCCACTCCGGCAAGACCGGCAAGGGTCAACGGATTTGCGCCCATCTTGGCACCGAGTCGCATGATCTCTGCCAAACCGCGACTTACAAGGGCAGCCAAAGCATTATCCCCCAGGCCCATTGCTTTGGCAATGCCGGCTGCTATGGCAATCACGTTTTTCACTGCACCGCCTATCTCAACGCCCATGACGTCGCTTGACGTATACACCCTAAAGTTCGGCCTGGAAAACATCGCCTGCCACCTTTCTGCCACCTCGCAGTTTAAGGAAGCCACTACCACCGCCGTGGGCAAGTCCTGGATCACCTCTTCGGCATGGCTTGGACCGGACAACACGGAGTAGGAGACGTCTCCCATGACATCCCTTACTATCCCGCTAACTGTGGATGAGGACTTGATTTCTATGCCTTTGGCGACGTTGCATATATATGGTCGAACAGAAGTCATTTGTGCCACATCAGTCAAAAAGCCCCTTATGGCTTGAGTGGGCAACGCAATGACCCATAAGGGAGACCTCACGGCTTCCTCTATTTTGTTTGTAGCTGTGACGTTAGAAGATATAGGATGTCCCCTCAAATAATTTGGGTTTTCGCCCGTCACGTTAATGGCCCGCGCCTGATCCGCTCTTCTGCACCACAATGTCACGTTATGGCCGTTTTGGCCGAGCAAGCTTGCCAGAGCCGTTCCCCAACTGCCGGCACCGAAGACAGATACGTTTTCCATTTGTCCACTCATCCTTTTACCTGAAATGTCGCTAACTTTGGGTCGGGCTCTTCGTAGATGAGCACCACGTCTTTAACTATGGCGTAGGGCGGCCCCTTTCTGCACCATTTGATCATGTCGTCCACTGCTTTAGGTTCGCCCTGAACCAGTATCTCTAC is a window from the Acetomicrobium flavidum genome containing:
- a CDS encoding 2Fe-2S iron-sulfur cluster-binding protein; translation: MRDPIDIVIDGVSLSVPMETTVLEAAQMAGVEIPTLCHHPALPPDGNCRLCMVEILRPGRRGELAISCMYPIRAQIEVNTKSDEVIRARKFVLKLLLNRAPKSARLNALANEYGVSVESRFSFDPDECVRCDRCVRACETLGPSAIGPAWRGFNKRIVPPFMEPPRQCIGCGACADVCPTGYIECVDEGDERTIWDRKFTLIRCPICGQTYTTEEALKFAGIEDPDARLCPRCRKREYASKFRIFVH
- the polX gene encoding DNA polymerase/3'-5' exonuclease PolX; this encodes MHEEIDANFLADLFNRIAILLEIKGEDRFKINAYRRVAESLEKETRDIFELYREGKLMEIPGVGKAIAQKISEILESGKLEFYQRLTSEIPEKLIYLREVPEMGPKRIKTVWEKLGIDSVDKLEQAARQGKLRDLPGFGPKVEQKILDAILAIKERRLNRRFPLGEGWKLSELVTGRLSRCNGVVMSSPAGSLRRMKDTIGDLDILVAAKTEAADEVIRAFTELDMVEEVMLSGPTKTSVRFKDDLQCDLRIVEPSRWGTALQYFTGSQQHNVLLREVALKNNLSLSEYAITDKASGREIVCASEEEVYRILGMSWIPPEIREGTIEIKLALKDGLPRLVELGDIKGDLQMHSTYSDGRRSIREMAEKALLLGRSYILVTDHSQGLGVARGLSIERLRNQWREIDKLNEEFEGKLVILKGAEVEVKADGTLDYPDDVLGQLDVVVASIHSSLRQDKDRLTERYLKAVTHPLVHILAHPTGRLFGVREGANADWDIIFNAAASCKTFLEINAHPSRLDLSERHIRQAHALGCRFVVSTDAHDLHEEDYMIFGVSQARRAWLEARDIVNTLPLKEFMAQLKR
- a CDS encoding carboxymuconolactone decarboxylase family protein, which translates into the protein MAWNPKEIMKELQQNMKEVGEVRPEVQAFVEFTGKLMTPRALDLKTKELLCVAIAVYTKCEYCIVTHVYNALKAGATKDEIMEAALVATEFGGGPAVSHCVTLVNETIKEFAHEFKK
- a CDS encoding 4Fe-4S dicluster domain-containing protein → MEKVLVISPEKCVGCGSCELACSLEKEGECRPSLARVTVYRFEAGANVPMTCQQCDDAPCISVCKAGALARDEKNVVQVDSSKCIGCRMCVMACPFGNMSYHWEQSTAIKCDQCNGSPYCVEFCPTKALDYVPADAISLQKKKEFSARFAKIAQEVSE
- the nuoE gene encoding NADH-quinone oxidoreductase subunit NuoE, translating into MEKKGEFSVLSATSDVAISDILCRYEKNPRFLLQVLLDVQEKFRYLPTDAMRSVAEYFEIPESRVFAVATFYKVLSLVPKGEKTIKVCQGTACHLRGGSQILNAISERLKIRAGETTKDGIFTLETVNCLGCCAMAPVMMVGDKVYGKLSVADVARILEAEKEDAIISKAR
- a CDS encoding NADH-ubiquinone oxidoreductase-F iron-sulfur binding region domain-containing protein: MPLFLKPDDLRNYRLKLKDDLKRASLLPVVRVCCGTGCVSNGSMEVLSALEEALKGIGKVEPVVKFTGCHGFCERGPIVIVSPGEIFYQNVKTKDVPEIVQKTILDGEVIERLLYRDPVTKKTYRSDHEIPFYANQQRLVLRRSGHIDPTSIEDYIATDGYEALSLAFKLGPDEIIKQITDSYLRGRGGGGFRTGYKWKSCREVDDFPKYVIANGDEGDPGAFMDRSLMEGDPHSVIEGMIIGAYAIGANEGYIYVRNEYPLAVRRLQIAIERAREYGLLGKSILGSGFDFDIQICKGGGAFVCGESSALMRSIEGYPGVPRVKYIHATEQGLWDKPTVLNNVETWANVPIILMNGVEWYKSLGTERNSGTKIFALVGKVKNTGLVEVPMGVTLRKIIYEIGGGTLKDKAFKAVQTGGPSGGCIPASLLDLSVDFDTLVKAGSMMGSGGMIVMDERSCMVDVAKYFIDFLVEESCGKCTPCREGLKVLQKLLHDLTEGKGSLQDVGLLEDTAHELGKTALCGLGKTAANPVLSTLKYFHEEYEEHVEGYCRAGVCTGLFAAKIDKDSCIGCGQCARTCPVKAISGEARGPHVVDALKCIGCGQCMDVCPTNSIASSRRVKNA
- a CDS encoding trimethylamine--corrinoid methyltransferase encodes the protein MAYHGPSGLIGRPARGEEKDFIPYEVEGVGDITCWIHKDALEHLKNVSPTREGDYLLACEEAGRIRFKLL
- a CDS encoding CCA tRNA nucleotidyltransferase; translation: MNKLSASLEILHILETNGFEAYIVGGTVRDLALGLHFNDVDIATSASPGEILSLFAEAKIIGDGQLCTVVIPQEKGWAVEVTPFQGAGLLDDLGRRDFTINAMAMNRFGELIDPFGGLLDLTRRVVRFNGRPEDRIKEDPIRCIRLFRFAATLRGFVIDDLAWKATLENLPLFQEVPYERIGKEIYKALGGNFYSFMEALEVAGYLPLILPEIYALKGVPQDPGFHPEGDVYEHTKLCVKNAEALTSLSEIKAAAMFHDIGKPLALKEDDGRIRFMGHEKLGGSLSIEIMKRWAWPSPFVKAVSSLVRWHMIPLISLAPRRIPKLYLEYGKRWLDGLFLLSYIDIASSNGDYSSWTKNREIALSCMFKFSGKEKLISGKDVMDILKIEQGPRVGLILSEIQGLIAEGKIKDRSEAINFLKAKREMMNDERN
- a CDS encoding DMT family transporter, encoding MKRETEERPLFLPIVVLLIGVVAVSTGATIIRLADAPALVISAYRVGLASLILIPAALLFARKEIMSLSFADIKIAIASGAFLSLHFAAWISSLDYTTVASSVVLVNTNPIWVALLTPFLSSDRLTRMSILGVVFSVIGSAIISAGDFALGGKALLGDLLAIAGSWAAAFYLLFGRRLRQRMSLLSYITICYATAAIILFAIVIGLGYPLHGYPARTWLCLWGLAVFPQIIGHSSYNWSLKYFSASFVAIALLGEPVVSPILAYFILKEAIMPVTVLGGLLVLVGIALAALGESR
- a CDS encoding 4Fe-4S binding protein, producing MAKAVVDRDTCIGCEACVGVCPAEAISIVDGKAQVNPDSCIECGACVSTCPVSAISQ
- a CDS encoding putative bifunctional diguanylate cyclase/phosphodiesterase, coding for METADEKLTHINIELYSSMLEIIANKIHEGVVVTDTSGTIIWVNPAFTSITGYSASEALGHNPRILKSNYHDQSFYKNLWESIFTIGFWESEIWNRRKSGEVYPEWISIYALKDKLGVTKFFVSIFTDLTEIKAKDQQLQSYIYTDALTGLANKNHFLKDLKSMTMDVINTKGYLGVYLIDLDRFKLINSTFGYVFGDHILRLIAKRLSLNEKDRDGRHMALYRLGEDEYAILAKASSPIEIRRLGKRIIEALQEPLVSERGPIHVRASMGIVVVPADGTEEGDLLRKAEIALNEAKASGGNRFTFYDEGFEKAYRTRLRLENALLFAIEREEFRLAFQPQVDLTSVKVFGAEVLLRWHHNGVDIPPSEFIPVAEEMGMITEIGYWTLKKCCQTLSSWSRMGLKLEKISVNVSASQCRDANFYENVLKIIAESKLDPRKVMLEITEGALMEDKEKIKDLFKRFKTSGIGIAIDDFGTGYSSLAYLKDFPINVLKIDKSFIDNLEYDERDRAIVRGIVRIGEIMDMAIIAEGVENKEQLRILQDLGVNYIQGYIFSPPLYEEEFQAFCTSHNLTLPS